One region of Thiomonas intermedia genomic DNA includes:
- a CDS encoding aspartate carbamoyltransferase catalytic subunit encodes MTRAHNPQLNKHGELRHLLTPEGLPRDVLTHILDTAQGFVSFGSREVKKVPLLRGKSVFNLFFENSTRTRTTFEIAAQRLSADVFNLDIQRSSTSKGESLLDTIANLEAMDADVFVVRHADSGAPFLIAQHTPPHVHIVNAGDGRHAHPTQGLLDMYTIRHFKGDFSNLTVAIVGDIVHSRVARSAIHALTTLGAAEVRAVGPKTLAPDNLRDMGVRVCHDMAEGIRGADVIMMLRLQNERMSGALLPSAHEFNMTYGLTSERLALAKPDVIVMHPGPINRGVEIDSAVADGPRSVILDQVRFGIAVRMAVLSIVASTESPA; translated from the coding sequence ATGACCCGCGCCCACAACCCCCAACTCAACAAGCACGGCGAGCTGCGCCACCTGCTCACCCCCGAAGGCCTGCCGCGCGACGTGCTCACGCACATCCTCGACACCGCGCAGGGCTTCGTGAGCTTCGGCAGCCGCGAAGTGAAAAAGGTGCCGCTGCTGCGCGGCAAGAGCGTGTTCAACCTGTTCTTCGAGAACAGCACGCGCACCCGCACCACCTTCGAGATCGCGGCGCAACGTCTGTCGGCCGATGTGTTCAATCTCGACATCCAGCGATCAAGTACTTCCAAGGGCGAGTCGCTGCTCGACACCATCGCCAACCTCGAGGCGATGGATGCCGATGTGTTCGTGGTCCGCCACGCCGACAGCGGCGCGCCCTTTCTCATCGCCCAACACACGCCGCCGCATGTGCACATCGTCAACGCCGGCGATGGCCGCCATGCCCACCCCACCCAGGGTCTGCTGGACATGTACACCATCCGTCATTTCAAGGGCGACTTCAGCAACCTGACGGTGGCCATCGTCGGCGACATCGTGCATTCGCGCGTGGCGCGCTCAGCCATCCACGCGCTCACCACGCTGGGCGCCGCCGAGGTGCGCGCCGTCGGCCCCAAAACCCTGGCGCCCGACAATCTGCGCGACATGGGTGTGCGGGTCTGCCACGACATGGCCGAGGGCATCCGCGGCGCCGACGTCATCATGATGCTGCGGCTGCAGAACGAGCGCATGTCGGGCGCTTTGCTGCCGTCGGCGCATGAATTCAACATGACCTACGGCCTCACCTCCGAACGCCTGGCGCTGGCCAAGCCCGATGTCATCGTCATGCACCCCGGACCGATCAATCGCGGTGTCGAGATCGACAGCGCAGTGGCCGATGGCCCGCGCAGCGTCATCCTCGATCAGGTGCGCTTCGGCATCGCCGTGCGCATGGCGGTACTGTCCATCGTCGCCTCCACGGAAAGCCCCGCATGA